A window of Gossypium hirsutum isolate 1008001.06 unplaced genomic scaffold, Gossypium_hirsutum_v2.1 scaffold_972, whole genome shotgun sequence genomic DNA:
AACGCACTTATATTTACTTACAATTTTTGCACTTAGAAATAACAATTCATCAACATTATGAATTAGAATTCTATATATTAtgaatgtatgtgtatatatattgggTGATTTAATTGATGTGGATGACAATTATTAGCTAAATTTTATGGATACGTGTCAAGTTAGCCTAAGTTACTTTGGTAATGTAATATGACATCTCACATTCGGATCTGGTGATCGGGTCGgttgaggggtgttacaatcaacaTGTGGTTTTGCACAAACATGTGACACATTTTTAGGCTAGTGTGAGGCCTAGTTGCAATTGGCAACAAATCAGGTGTAGGGTCTAGAACTAATTGACTATGAAATTCAACTTGTGGAACTTTAAATAATGTACCCTCTCCACAattcatctttattttctttctaattttggtGATAATGATCGTGTAGAAGATGGACATAGAAAACTTATTTATGCGATTCAGAATCCTCCTATATCTACAAGGCCTTACATAGAGAGTTAACCTATATTTCAATAAGTACAAGCTATGATTTAAGTCCTACTAACTCACCAAGTAACAACCTCACACCTATGTACTCCAAACATGATCACTCTCCTCTAAGTCATTCTCGCCAAAAGCTTAAACATCAACCAAGTGACTTACTTGTGTTTACTTACAATTTTTACACTAAAAAAATAACAGTTGGTTAATGAACAAAATGAAGTGCTCTTTTATCTCCTGTCTAACGTAATACAAGTCATTTTACTTTACAATCAAGAACAATCACATTTCCCCTGTAAATAGCCATACAAAACAGTCGTCTATTTATCTTTACACTGGTTAAGATAAAGATAAGTGGTATTCAAAAGTCAATATGATTTGTTCTTCTAAacaatggaacttagattacattAAGACTTTGATTTGATATCATCACATATCAGCATCACAGAGCAGTATATAAATTTGACAGAGTCCAAGACACAAAGCCAAGTTTTGGATTAAAATTATACCAATTCACAAATGGTAACTTTTGTCCAATTTTCAACTACGCCTTAAGTTACAGTTGACGTTATAATTGGAAGACAAAATTGGCTCcactaatttttaatagtttaagttTTTAATGCATTAGATAACAAATATTAAACATCATTTAATtgacttttttaataaaaataaaaaataaataaattaagggctacttatcacttaatacaGAACAATTttaatgagtaaattaatttttttttatcttaacactatattattatttaaataaaatatcaaatcacaatactccttttattttgaacgtttttaaatatatatttttacttttaatatttattttttaatattttacttttttaattatatttatcaaataatatatttataaatgttaGTATTTAGGACACTGCtagtgtatttttttaatttcataagtagctttaaaaattgttatgtgttttttttaatattttactatactcctATAGACACTTGTCAATCCcctgaatctttttttttaaacattccAAATGAGGAATTTGTTGAGCATCTGATAGATAATTCAAAGAGTTAACGTCTATTGTAATTTTTCTTGATATTTCGTTTCAAGAAAAGGGTATACCCTACCGATTttgaatttaacttctttaatcCATGATATGAAATAAATCAATAAAGCATTTATCTAAAAACTCCGTTGATAGGATACCAAAAACATGTTATAATTACTAAATTCAATCAATTAACACCTAATTCTTTTGAAATTAAAGAAAGACAACCTAGTACATATCATTTCACTTTGTTTGGACCTATGATTGGTTAACACATGGTGGAATAATAGCCATTCATATTGTCTATTTTCTTTGAAGAATTGATAAGAATGAAAAACCCCACTCCTTTCATTTCAGTTTCATTTTTCTACTCTTTAGTTTTGGACTTTTTAGACCTTTGCTTGTGATAATGTTCTTATCTTGTGTGCGGCTCCCCGTTTCCTCATTTCTTAGCAAATGTATCTTTTGAAAATTCAATTTCTAAtcaaccttttcttttttcttggtaAAACCATTTTGCAAAATCAACAACAAATATTTTcccccattttttaaaaaaaattacaattacaaataatatatgttcATAATTTGTGAATACATATACAATGGggataaattcaaaattttatataaaattatgtcTCGTTTTTCTTATATTACATGCACAAATTAATAAATGCattaaagttttaaataaaaatgatccccctgcattataatatttaaatatatgttgatATGTATTTGATAATTCGAATTCGTATTATTCTTAAAGAAAGTGCAGGGACGAGAGAAAGGTAGAGAAGAGTCCcctctaaattaaatattatatttgtattatttaaaattaaaattataaattaataatgatagaATTAAATGCAAAAATTGGATCTAAATTCCAAAATTCGTGGAGAAATATTTTGATTATAATAAAATCTTGATGGAAAACTTTAATCCAGACGACATTGTCCACCATGTACTAggattaaaaatcataaaatttcataacttaatCAAAGATTAGATTATAAACTGAAACTAGAtcttatatttgataaaattttaattatgctaAAAACACAGagcaaaatttcaaattttggccATCTTTTTAAACTCTTTTGGTTTCTATAATTCCAAAAGGTTAGCccaaaagaattcaaaatatttacacAATTTCTGAAATTCCTTTCCTGGTCCTTCTACCTATACTTTCTTTTTATTGTCTAAACCCAAATCCACCCGATTGAGTCGGGCACCGAAACCCATACGGGTCAATCGAGTTAGAGAAGTTGTGACTGTTCAACACATTCGAGTTTTGTTGAAATATCCCCGAGTTATCAGCTCGCTGAGTTCTGAGTCCACTCTGTACTTCCTCTTCCACCGAGTTACCAATCTTATTTGTCGACACGTCCATCTGACAAAGTGTAGGCGGCATTGTGCTGACATATACGTTACTATTTCCATAACTAGTAATCCCCTGACTCTGAGTTTGAGTTTGAGTTTGTCCACTCGGTACCAGCTCAGGCACCGAGCTAAGCCCACCAAGACTCCCCCAATCCAAATTCCCGATACCCAGACTTTGAAACCCCAGTTTCACATCGTTTTGGAGCGTTTTGAACGAGTTAACGCGTGGCAAAGCAAAGAAACGATCGTCCAACTCGGGCAATGACTCAAGCATGTCATCCAGTTGTGAAGAAGACGATGATGATGACCCATTCGTGCTTTGCTCTCTGCTTGAAACACTTGACAAAGGTTTTTGACCACTTGAATTCTTCTTGTATATTCGACACAAAACCCAATCATCCAACtacaaaaaaaaaggtaattattattcaaagttcaaacaattattattcaataattaatatatatttttaaatagattaccTTGGAGCTACCACTTTTACGAGAAGTTTCAATGAGTCGATATTCATGCATAATCCAATTAGTTTTAGTTCCTTTGGGAGCTTTTCCAACGTAAAAAACCAGAGCTTTTTTTATACCCACTTTACGGCCTTCCGTTGTAATAATTTTATCAGTTCCGGTAGCTTTCCAGTACCCGGACCCTGCAACTCTATTAGGTCGTGACCCGTTCGGATATTTTCTGTCTCTAGGACTGAAAAAATACCACTCTTTTTCACCAAACAAAGCTTTACCTGtcaaaaaacaatttaaatttttattattagtaaagaaatgaacaaaaaaagaaaaacaaagttaaTTCTTTGCTTTGGACTCGGTGAAACTTACTCGGTAAATCCCATGGATTAAATTTGTATAAATCGATTTCGCCAATGATTTGCAGAGAAAAATGATGCCCTGCAACTTTCCTGCATAAATATTGCACTAAAAGCTCTTCATCAGTTGGATAAAACCGAAACCCCGGCGGCAAGCTCAATTGAGCCAATGGATCAGTTTCCGGCACTCCCATGATTCTAAAGTTTTCTTGCCGACCAAACAGTTTTAGTACAAGAGAAAATAAAACACAGTAAAAAAAggtttttctctctcttttttttcaggGTTAGGGGAAAGGGAAGGTATTTAAATAGAAGGGAGGATAGATCGATAGTGTCTAAAAAGAGATAAGTACGGTCGTCCTTGTCTAACTTTTGTCTAAGTGGGACCCACTTTATCACCGTTAACTAACGACACGTGCCTGACATCTACGGCCGACCTTATCCTACCAAACAGGGTACATGAACCGTCACGAAAATTTACAAAAAGGGTGTCATAAAAGTTTTAGGACACGTGTCAATTTTTCTTGCTTTGTTTCTAGAATCTCCCCCAAATTCTGTAaggcaataaaaaaaattatggagtTTGGAGCTTTtgtccttttgttattttatttttaatttttattggagAGTTTAACGTTTATCATGCCTTGAAAGAAGGGAGGACACGTCGGCCAACACGTGTGGAAGAGTTAGGCTAGAATTTTGTGGAAATTAAAGTAAAGGGGAATGATGAGggtaaaaagggaaataaaaaacAATTGGCTGGTTGTGACTCGTGACACGTTTtaattgacttttttttatttgttggaTTTTCATTTTCGTTGATTTAAATGTTTGGGATTAGGGTTTCTTTCACTCAATAACTTCTACGAACTAGCTTACAAGTTTTAATGCATTCATGGAGTTTTGGACCATTTATTCAATTGATGTGTCACACATTCAAATAATGAAATTTGATTGATTATTTATTATATAGGTCAAAGTTTTTGCTTTTTTTGTCAAAGGaattatattctattattttttatgggTTAGTATCATGTATTTTGGTagtgtattttatttatttcataagtaattttaacaaattatcacatttttaaaaatatttatttattttttaatatcttaCTATATTTATATTGGACACTTATAAATTCATTAATACTTGTGAAGTCTAAGAACTACATTagcaatatatcaaatattttcccCTTTATTAGCTTCTTTTATTCGAATggttttagaattaaaattagaATGATTTTTTAATTGCTCATGTTAGAGTTTGTGTGACCTAAATCCTATCacttgttaaaaataaataaatacagtgGCAAAATAAGAGATATGTGGGGACAAGAGGTTGAGGGCCACATAAGtagaatatatataaaactacacttattttattgatattaattagaatagGGTTTTTCAatctttaaatagatgtagtcgaaacccCTCTTGGATTATTTGTTTTTCAACATTTGTggttttcttctcctctaccgtggtttttgtgtgtttttattttcttatttttcgtTCATTCTATTGCCATTATCGGCATCTATTATAACAATTCAATAACCTACTAATGTGAAggttaaatcaaaataaaattcgaAGAGAATCTACATATAATTTCTTATTATCAAATCAagactaaaaaattttaaactcaatttttattttcaattttaaatatagATAATACAAAAAGAACAAAAACTTATCTTGTGATTTCAACGGTGATGCAATTATGAGGCCATAATTTGTTACGAATTTTAAACCCCGaaatatacataatcaaataAAAAGCAACAAATTAAGATAATAACATTGACAAAGACACAAGTTGTGAAGTCGAATTGCCAGGAATATGCTAAATTGAGTTCACTTTCTCATCAATTTCCTTTTGCTCTTTTGTCTCTTTCAAAATCTTTGAATGTGTGGAGGCTTCTAGTTTaagtaaatgaaaaagaaaaaaagagagtaaagcCATGGCATAGACATATTATAAAGAGTGTTTGGTGGGTCAAAAGGGCACGTAAAAGGAGATTAAGATGTTAGCTCCCAATTCAAAAAAAAGAGTGACATGTGGTGCTAATGTGACCATCATCTAAATCTAGACTTTTTATAATAAGAACCAAAAGGGAAAGTTAGGTCTATGCTTTTTGCTAACAATATTTCGAAACACAAATATATTATCAATcaagttttaatttaaattttattgtcttaaatattttttttcctaaatcATAATTTGTGTTAAGAAAATAAAAGCATACTTAATGCATCAAAACATCGTTTTTTCTAAAAAAGATAAATGGTAATTTTGGGAGTAAATTGAAAATGGGGTTAATAAAGTTGTAGGTAAATTATTGGatttaaaattttggtaaaaGATTGTAGCAGCAGCAGTCATAGAGTTTGAAGATTCTTGGACacctactttttttaaaaaaaaattaattttgttctaaaattgatttattaattatattctcTACACACACAGAATCAAAAGGGCTGCTTTTGAATTCAAGTCCCTTTGTAATGATACAATTTCatgatgagatataaaaataaagaaaaggagaGGATTTGGCAGAATACTTTATTTCCTTTTACTATTATAATTACTATTACAAATAACTTGAATTCGAATAATAAATGCACACGTATATttaaatagaataattttaaaaattataaatataagtcTGAGTAACTACAAGTATTAAACTATTACTgtacaaacaaattaaaaatttatacggtccagattaaagccaataaactaaaactaattaaactaaaaatccCATACATGATAGAGTTCGGAGACCTACACATATTGTACATAATAAGTCTCGAACTTGGATACTCAAGACTAACACTTCCGTATTATCAAACCCATTTTAATAAAgatctcaaaacataaaaattgatgTGTACTAAAATTGGCTTAAATTAATTTGgtaattgttttttatttctataataaCCCTTTTGTAGTAATTAAAAGAGAATCCAAAATGTCCTAACTACTTTCAATTATCATATGAACTATTTGTAAGTTTGGTCAAGTGGtggccatcatatttaaaatactatggactttaaaaaattagttttatttcttaatttgaaaaataaaattagttttaaTGTAAAGTTTGACAAAAGTAAGTTGAATGAAGAAATTTATATAgcgaaaataagaaaattttagcaacacaaatttgacaaaaagaaaatattaaaaagctTATAAGTCCATCACATGTTTAAAATGAACTTAAATTAATATCTCTTATTTATAACTGAATATTAATAATGTTGAGTAATTTTTCGTTGTGTTTTGTTAGAGAGAACAATcgaatatttatatacatggcTATTGTTCATAGAATTGACGTTCTTAATAGACTCTATGCATGTTGGACATGTGTTGCCTGCTAGACACTCCTTAGTCTTGTGCGAGTTGCGTCTACCAGCCTCCCTTGCAAACACCCTTTACGAGCTTCATACCGTAAGACTTGCATGTACCCGACTGGTGGGTCTTATCTGAATCGTGAATAGACGACCCGGATCTTATCTAATTTTCGATTCGCTAATCATAAATGCCTAATAAATCATATTAACAAAATATTGGTTtctaattattaaatcattttgaAAAGTATTATTAGGTTAAAAATATATGGAATGGGGAAGTGAGTAAAGAAGAGAGTatgtatgaaatgaaatgaagcAGAAAAGCAGCAAGTCTGCTGAATTGAATGTTGAATAATTAATTGTcaaattgaatttgaataaaCGAAAAGTAATATTCAACAACCTTTTTATTCATGTGAAAAATGCATCAATGTGGGTTTCTCATTTTTCAATGTTGAAGCTCTACTACTCACAACCCTCTCTACTTGTTTAATATTATATGCATACTGTTAGTCAAACAAAAATatctcttaattttttaaaaataattgaattactatttttaaccaaaaaaaataactaaaacattaaattttgaaatatagttGTTTGCTTGCTAATTCATTCTACTtcgtgttttttttataatttaaaaatatttgttaatatgtcatataaaataaataatgtcatGTTAGCGTGCAATATTTTAAGTTTTAGGTgtcatactttttttttttggtgaaaaaaaaatcagttacATAAAGTAACCATTCGTTTTATCTGCTTGAATTAAATCTAAAAGATCATTAGGAGCCTCATCAATAATTTGTAAGCTTGATTTCCAACTTAAACTGAGTTTAGCAAGACGATCTGCTACCAAATTTTGAAATCTTGGAATGTGCTTTATCCTCCACTCCCCTGCAGAATGCAAAATACGAAGAGTTCTACGGAGCACCGTAATCCCTGAGTCTTCCAAATCCATATTCGACAAGATCTAAGCAACTTCTAGATTATCTGTCATAATAGTGAAACGTTTATAGCCCTTATTAAGTAAAATGAGGATCCCGTCAAGAATAGCCCAAACTTCAGCTTCGAACGGGGAGCACATTCCAAGGAATCAGTTAAATCCCACTATCCAATTTCCATCTCGGTCCTAAACCACTCCCCCTGATGCAGCATAGCCAGGTGTCATACTTTAAAGCAAGGTATTGGTGAAATGACatgtttgcatgaaatttttttactatgaagatattttgtaaattgatattttaggtttttttaattttaaaa
This region includes:
- the LOC121227525 gene encoding NAC domain-containing protein 72, whose protein sequence is MGVPETDPLAQLSLPPGFRFYPTDEELLVQYLCRKVAGHHFSLQIIGEIDLYKFNPWDLPSKALFGEKEWYFFSPRDRKYPNGSRPNRVAGSGYWKATGTDKIITTEGRKVGIKKALVFYVGKAPKGTKTNWIMHEYRLIETSRKSGSSKLDDWVLCRIYKKNSSGQKPLSSVSSREQSTNGSSSSSSSQLDDMLESLPELDDRFFALPRVNSFKTLQNDVKLGFQSLGIGNLDWGSLGGLSSVPELVPSGQTQTQTQSQGITSYGNSNVYVSTMPPTLCQMDVSTNKIGNSVEEEVQSGLRTQRADNSGIFQQNSNVLNSHNFSNSIDPYGFRCPTQSGGFGFRQ